In one Echinicola marina genomic region, the following are encoded:
- a CDS encoding DUF2147 domain-containing protein: protein MFKKAVYGFLLNCLMLSMVYAQEADDILGLWLTEEGEAKVLIYKNKGKYFGKITWLKRVKEHDKIRRDVNNKDAKLRNQALDQIHLIRSLEFKDGKWSGGEVYDPESGETYRCLVKLLDEDRLEVRGYLGLPSFGKSLYWERL from the coding sequence ATGTTCAAAAAAGCAGTTTATGGGTTTCTCCTCAATTGCCTAATGTTATCGATGGTTTATGCACAGGAGGCTGATGATATCCTAGGGTTATGGCTGACAGAAGAGGGGGAGGCCAAGGTGCTTATATATAAAAATAAGGGGAAATATTTTGGTAAAATCACTTGGCTAAAAAGAGTGAAGGAGCACGATAAAATAAGAAGGGATGTAAATAATAAAGATGCTAAGCTTAGGAATCAAGCCTTGGACCAAATACATCTGATTCGATCCTTGGAATTTAAAGATGGCAAGTGGTCAGGCGGTGAAGTCTATGATCCTGAAAGTGGAGAGACATATCGGTGCTTGGTGAAATTGCTGGATGAGGACAGGTTGGAAGTAAGGGGCTACCTTGGTCTGCCCAGCTTTGGCAAATCCCTGTATTGGGAGCGGCTATAG
- a CDS encoding SDR family oxidoreductase: MKIGITGATGQLGQLVVQELKELLGKENIVALVRSPEKAAALQVEARPFDFDKPENLAAQLKGIDRLLLISGSEIGQRKRQHANVIEAAKTGGIKWIVYTSLLHVDTSSINLAGEHQATEKLLKESGIEHTLLRNGWYTENYTSSIEGALGAGTLIGSAGAGKISSAARKDYALAAATVIADEKYKGKIFELAGDNAYTLSDMAAEISKQSGKEIPYKNLPETEYAAILESFNIPKAVASAIASWDISTSKDDLFDDSKTLSKLIGRPTTPLSETVKSVLK; this comes from the coding sequence ATGAAAATAGGCATAACAGGAGCTACAGGCCAATTGGGCCAATTAGTTGTTCAAGAATTAAAAGAATTGCTGGGGAAAGAAAACATCGTCGCCTTAGTGCGCAGCCCAGAAAAAGCCGCAGCACTACAAGTAGAAGCCCGTCCTTTCGATTTTGACAAGCCTGAGAATTTGGCAGCACAGTTAAAGGGGATCGATCGGTTATTGTTGATCTCTGGGAGTGAAATTGGGCAGCGAAAACGACAGCATGCCAATGTTATTGAAGCAGCAAAGACTGGGGGCATTAAATGGATTGTTTACACCAGTCTTTTACATGTCGATACAAGCAGTATCAACCTAGCCGGAGAACATCAGGCGACTGAAAAACTATTGAAGGAATCTGGTATCGAGCATACCCTGCTTAGAAATGGATGGTATACCGAAAATTATACTTCTTCAATTGAAGGAGCCTTAGGAGCAGGTACACTGATTGGTAGTGCGGGAGCGGGAAAAATTTCATCAGCTGCAAGAAAAGATTATGCACTTGCTGCGGCGACCGTAATAGCTGACGAAAAATACAAGGGAAAAATATTTGAACTGGCAGGGGACAATGCCTATACCTTAAGCGATATGGCGGCTGAAATCTCGAAGCAATCAGGTAAAGAAATTCCTTATAAAAACCTACCTGAGACCGAATACGCTGCAATCCTTGAAAGTTTTAATATTCCAAAAGCTGTTGCAAGCGCAATTGCAAGTTGGGATATTAGTACATCAAAAGATGATTTGTTTGATGATTCCAAAACACTTTCCAAGTTGATTGGCCGACCTACTACCCCTTTATCCGAAACGGTTAAATCTGTCCTAAAATAA
- the gldC gene encoding gliding motility protein GldC: MKNSEIKFKINLDEKNLPKTIEWDATDKEGDGAEQTKSISLNVWDNLNHSTLRIDLWTEEMSVVEMKRFYIDILGGMAQTILNSTGDEYMSEEMKELCDRLVQHVNEENKSAK, from the coding sequence ATGAAAAATTCCGAGATAAAATTTAAAATTAACCTAGACGAAAAGAACCTTCCGAAAACCATTGAATGGGATGCCACTGATAAAGAAGGGGACGGTGCAGAGCAGACTAAAAGCATCAGTTTAAATGTATGGGATAATCTGAACCACAGCACCTTAAGGATTGACCTTTGGACAGAAGAAATGTCTGTGGTAGAAATGAAAAGGTTTTATATTGATATTTTGGGAGGAATGGCACAAACCATCCTCAACAGTACAGGAGATGAATACATGTCTGAAGAAATGAAGGAGCTTTGTGATAGATTGGTTCAGCATGTGAACGAAGAGAATAAAAGCGCAAAATAA
- a CDS encoding TonB-dependent receptor, with amino-acid sequence MRRRLQNYHWLCFLFAAYFWLGLQTKLIAQEPTTVISGSVIDGSSNESLIGVNILVKGKVIGTITDLDGNFSLSVHQSPPLTLIFSMVGYTSQEINIDQSNTQNLQVILEEQTLLGQEVVVSASRVEESILSSPVSIEKMDILSIKGAPSDNYYKAIGTLKGVDVTSSSINFQIVNARGFNSTGNTRFVQLIDGMDTQAPALNFPISNLNGPSELDVESVEFIPGASSALYGPNAFNGILLINSKSPFDYQGLSAYYKQAFNHFGGTEGEPQNVQPIYEGAIRYAKAFNNKWAFKLSGSLMEATDWYGTDMSDLNAISQGDLPFNPGANRIHVFGDEVSNNIGLLRNLTSVQQAADGMGIGDYIPSIPDQVVSRTGYEERYLVDYGASNYKFNGALHYRISDRAELSYSINYGSGTSVYTGAQRYSLSEFNITQHKLELKGDNFFLRSYTTRENSGGSFIADLTGVRINDTWKNNSDWFGEYTLAYMLSLAQQGVSPGTPGSIDQQAAAHQFARNIADNGRYSPGSEAFNNAAQQIKSDFVPQGSLFNDRSRMYMTEGQYDFKNEIDFMNLQVGASYRLYELNSGGTIFPDGEGNDITISEFGAFAQASKSLWKEQLKLMGSLRYDKNENFKGQVNPRISAVITQGNSNIRLSYQTGFRMPTTQGQHIDLNVVSARLLGGLPYYRQKYSIFENAFSLASVNNYTAAVSAGNSPVSPEATSLLVPVNDLPALKPEQVRAFEIGYKGLILDNRLLIDFAYYYNAYNDFITQTAVRKAPGPVYPIPSNEDQLAINAVNAPSLLTPVTIPGQENTFQTYTNLEGNTVKANGAALGIEYSLPKNFTIGGNYNYNKLLSDIEEGFLADFNTPEHKFNLSFANRKLTERLGFGINYRYQTAFRWESSFARGEVPEVGLLDAQVNYKVKSIKSILKLGGSNVLNNRYTLNYGGPKMGAIYYISITFDELLN; translated from the coding sequence ATGAGAAGACGACTACAGAACTACCATTGGCTGTGTTTTCTGTTTGCAGCATATTTTTGGCTTGGTCTCCAAACTAAACTTATAGCACAAGAACCGACTACAGTTATTTCAGGCTCCGTTATAGATGGCAGTAGCAATGAAAGTTTAATAGGTGTCAACATCCTGGTAAAAGGCAAGGTGATCGGCACGATTACCGATTTGGATGGTAATTTCTCACTAAGTGTTCATCAGTCCCCTCCTTTGACACTCATTTTTTCCATGGTGGGTTATACCAGCCAAGAAATCAATATTGACCAAAGCAATACCCAGAACCTGCAGGTAATATTAGAGGAACAAACCCTGCTGGGCCAGGAAGTCGTAGTCTCTGCATCGCGGGTAGAGGAAAGTATCCTAAGTTCCCCTGTGTCTATTGAGAAGATGGATATCCTGAGTATAAAAGGGGCTCCAAGTGATAATTATTATAAGGCCATTGGTACCCTGAAAGGTGTTGATGTGACCTCCTCCTCTATCAATTTTCAAATTGTCAATGCCAGAGGCTTCAATTCTACAGGTAATACTCGCTTTGTTCAACTTATTGATGGCATGGATACCCAGGCTCCGGCGCTGAATTTCCCGATCAGTAACCTCAATGGGCCATCTGAATTGGATGTGGAAAGTGTAGAATTTATTCCAGGAGCCTCTTCAGCACTTTATGGCCCCAATGCTTTCAACGGTATTTTGTTGATCAATAGCAAAAGCCCCTTTGATTACCAAGGACTCAGTGCCTATTATAAACAAGCCTTTAACCATTTTGGCGGCACTGAAGGCGAGCCCCAAAATGTACAGCCCATCTATGAAGGCGCCATACGCTATGCCAAAGCATTCAATAATAAATGGGCATTCAAACTCAGCGGTTCACTGATGGAGGCTACCGATTGGTACGGAACAGATATGTCCGACCTAAATGCCATCAGCCAAGGGGATCTCCCCTTTAACCCTGGTGCCAATAGGATCCACGTTTTTGGGGATGAAGTCTCCAATAATATAGGCTTGCTTAGAAACCTGACCTCTGTTCAACAAGCTGCTGATGGTATGGGAATAGGTGATTATATCCCCAGTATTCCTGACCAAGTAGTTTCCAGAACAGGCTATGAAGAAAGGTATTTGGTAGATTATGGGGCATCAAATTATAAATTCAATGGGGCATTGCATTACCGGATCAGTGACCGGGCCGAGCTTTCCTATTCCATCAATTACGGCTCAGGTACCTCCGTATATACCGGCGCACAACGCTATTCCCTATCAGAATTCAATATCACTCAGCATAAACTGGAACTCAAAGGAGACAACTTCTTCTTAAGGTCCTATACTACAAGGGAAAATTCGGGGGGATCATTTATAGCCGATTTGACAGGGGTTCGTATCAATGATACCTGGAAGAACAATAGTGATTGGTTTGGAGAATATACCCTGGCCTATATGCTTTCTTTGGCCCAGCAGGGAGTGAGCCCTGGAACTCCGGGCAGTATTGATCAGCAAGCAGCTGCACATCAATTTGCCAGAAATATAGCCGATAATGGTAGGTACAGCCCGGGGTCGGAAGCATTCAACAATGCTGCTCAGCAGATAAAATCTGACTTTGTACCACAGGGATCCCTATTCAATGACCGTTCTCGTATGTATATGACCGAGGGACAATATGATTTTAAAAATGAGATAGATTTTATGAACCTCCAAGTCGGGGCCAGTTATCGGCTTTATGAGCTCAATTCAGGAGGAACCATTTTCCCTGATGGGGAAGGAAATGATATCACCATTTCGGAATTTGGGGCCTTTGCCCAAGCCTCCAAATCCTTGTGGAAGGAGCAATTAAAATTAATGGGTTCATTAAGGTATGACAAGAATGAAAACTTCAAAGGACAGGTAAACCCTAGAATCTCTGCAGTAATTACTCAGGGCAATTCAAATATCAGGCTTTCCTATCAAACAGGATTCAGAATGCCCACTACCCAGGGTCAACATATAGACCTCAATGTGGTTTCCGCTAGATTATTAGGAGGTCTTCCCTATTACAGGCAGAAATATAGCATATTCGAAAATGCCTTTAGTTTGGCTTCGGTCAATAATTATACAGCTGCGGTAAGTGCTGGAAATAGTCCTGTATCGCCCGAAGCTACGAGTTTACTGGTTCCTGTCAACGACCTTCCTGCCCTGAAGCCAGAACAGGTCAGGGCCTTTGAGATAGGCTATAAAGGATTGATATTAGACAATAGGCTTCTGATTGATTTTGCTTATTACTATAATGCTTATAATGATTTTATCACCCAAACAGCCGTAAGAAAGGCTCCGGGGCCAGTTTACCCTATACCTAGCAATGAGGACCAATTAGCCATCAATGCTGTCAATGCCCCTTCCTTATTGACTCCAGTCACCATTCCAGGCCAAGAAAACACCTTCCAAACTTATACCAACCTGGAGGGCAATACCGTCAAGGCCAACGGAGCCGCCTTGGGAATTGAATACAGCCTTCCAAAAAACTTTACCATTGGTGGAAATTATAATTACAATAAACTGCTCAGCGATATTGAAGAAGGCTTCTTGGCTGATTTTAATACTCCAGAACATAAATTCAACTTGAGTTTTGCCAATAGAAAACTGACAGAACGTTTGGGCTTTGGTATCAATTACCGTTATCAAACGGCCTTTAGATGGGAATCCTCCTTTGCTCGTGGTGAAGTGCCCGAAGTGGGCTTATTGGATGCCCAGGTCAATTATAAAGTAAAATCCATTAAATCCATTCTAAAATTGGGTGGGTCGAATGTATTGAACAATAGGTATACCCTAAATTATGGTGGACCTAAAATGGGTGCCATCTATTATATCAGCATAACATTTGATGAGTTATTGAACTAA